One Nanoarchaeota archaeon genomic window carries:
- a CDS encoding GNAT family N-acetyltransferase, producing the protein MNVVKINEKDVQALSRLAKQIIFESPYYSDLAKRECMHDFLIKKIKTDLKDKTVLLLAAKTDGKMVGFIRGYFEGGIASGIFWFQWICIDTAFQRNGIANKMLNYLTKKVKLAYGTHKIVCVIRPENEASISLFKKNKYQKLTTLKKHWYKEEFLLWYKDI; encoded by the coding sequence ATGAATGTTGTAAAGATTAACGAAAAAGACGTGCAAGCACTTTCAAGATTGGCAAAACAGATAATTTTTGAATCTCCATATTACTCAGATCTTGCAAAAAGAGAGTGTATGCACGATTTTCTTATCAAAAAGATTAAAACAGACCTGAAGGATAAGACTGTTTTATTATTGGCTGCAAAAACTGATGGAAAAATGGTCGGATTTATACGGGGCTACTTTGAAGGCGGAATTGCCAGCGGTATCTTTTGGTTTCAGTGGATTTGCATTGATACTGCTTTTCAAAGAAACGGCATAGCTAATAAAATGCTAAATTATCTAACAAAAAAGGTAAAACTGGCTTATGGTACACATAAGATTGTTTGCGTAATCCGTCCAGAAAATGAGGCGTCTATTTCATTATTTAAGAAAAATAAGTATCAAAAATTAACAACCTTAAAAAAACATTGGTATAAAGAAGAATTTCTATTGTGGTATAAGGACATATAA
- a CDS encoding M42 family metallopeptidase has protein sequence MASKNTNVKELLKKLSETVGVSGFESEIREVIRNEIKDYADSVETDGMGNLIAVKKGTKAGPKIMLSAHMDEIGFIVKYIDRDYINFTPIGGIDDKILLSTPVVIHSSGKKLYGAIMAKPPHLQEKEERERPVKMKEMFIDVGMRLNKMPDKDGKTELEKLGVKKADPISFDSHFRELQGDFVSGKSFDNRAGCVTVIEAFKQLKDFSGTVCAVFTAQEEVGLKGARVTAFKINPDVALNVDTTIAGDLPNITPQECSVECEKGPAITLLDAQGRGLITTEKVREWLIETAKKNNLKHQIELGTDGGTTDATSITLTREGIPTGLISIPTRGLHSPSECLSIKDLDGAIEFTVAAVRSAGQYFKPKA, from the coding sequence ATGGCTTCTAAAAACACAAATGTTAAAGAGCTTCTGAAAAAACTTTCCGAGACCGTCGGCGTTTCCGGTTTTGAGAGTGAAATCCGTGAAGTTATACGGAATGAAATTAAAGATTATGCAGATTCTGTTGAAACCGATGGCATGGGTAATCTTATTGCAGTTAAAAAGGGAACAAAAGCAGGGCCGAAAATAATGCTTTCAGCGCATATGGATGAAATCGGTTTTATAGTGAAATATATTGATCGGGACTATATTAATTTCACTCCGATTGGAGGAATTGACGACAAAATACTTCTCTCAACGCCGGTTGTGATACATTCTTCAGGAAAGAAACTTTACGGTGCGATAATGGCAAAGCCTCCGCACCTTCAGGAAAAAGAAGAGCGCGAGCGCCCTGTAAAAATGAAAGAAATGTTTATTGATGTCGGAATGCGCCTGAACAAGATGCCTGACAAGGACGGAAAAACAGAGCTTGAAAAGCTTGGCGTAAAAAAGGCAGATCCCATATCGTTTGATTCGCATTTCCGTGAGCTTCAGGGCGACTTTGTCTCCGGAAAGTCTTTTGATAACCGTGCGGGGTGCGTTACCGTGATTGAGGCATTCAAGCAGCTGAAGGACTTTTCAGGCACAGTATGTGCTGTTTTTACAGCGCAGGAGGAAGTGGGCTTGAAAGGCGCGCGTGTAACTGCATTTAAAATCAATCCCGATGTCGCGCTGAATGTTGACACCACAATCGCGGGAGATTTGCCGAATATAACGCCGCAGGAATGCTCTGTTGAGTGCGAAAAGGGTCCTGCAATAACGCTTCTTGACGCGCAGGGACGCGGACTTATAACAACTGAAAAAGTCAGGGAATGGCTTATAGAAACCGCAAAAAAGAACAATCTGAAGCACCAGATAGAGCTTGGCACAGACGGCGGAACAACTGATGCGACATCAATTACACTTACGCGCGAAGGCATCCCGACAGGATTGATTTCGATTCCGACGCGCGGGCTTCATTCGCCGAGCGAATGTTTAAGCATAAAAGACCTTGACGGCGCGATTGAGTTTACTGTTGCTGCGGTTAGGAGCGCCGGGCAGTATTTCAAGCCAAAGGCTTGA
- a CDS encoding OB-fold nucleic acid binding domain-containing protein, which produces MEATTNTTKKILITCIAVSILGISLITAIDYGADAKRVNLSELGSKLAGENIMACGIVKSKSVSQTGTTFMTIAENGSKARIIFFKNERYKTENISRGESVCVNGVVQIYNNNAEIIGRKIIEVINNA; this is translated from the coding sequence ATGGAAGCAACAACAAATACAACAAAAAAGATATTAATTACATGCATTGCAGTCTCAATTCTTGGAATTTCACTTATCACTGCCATTGATTATGGGGCTGATGCAAAACGCGTGAACCTCTCTGAACTCGGCAGCAAGCTCGCAGGCGAAAATATAATGGCGTGCGGAATTGTGAAATCAAAAAGCGTTTCACAAACCGGGACAACATTTATGACTATTGCTGAAAACGGCTCAAAGGCACGCATCATATTTTTTAAAAACGAACGGTATAAGACAGAAAACATATCTCGTGGCGAAAGTGTATGTGTAAATGGCGTTGTGCAAATATACAACAACAACGCTGAAATAATAGGCCGAAAAATCATCGAAGTGATAAATAATGCATAA
- the tgtA gene encoding tRNA guanosine(15) transglycosylase TgtA translates to MFEIKARCASGRVGKWTIGKHAITTPTLAVVVTPNSRIVSIEDIKKIGAQIIITNAYIMKNSEHAEEIEKKGVHKFYGWNGPIYTDSGTFQMYSQGKFEITPEETLEFQKKIGSDIITPLDLFTLPNDSKQIAREKLKETLIRLKSARENVKDQLLCGPVQGGAFMDLRKKAALEVSKINPDVFAVGGIVPLMEQYRFSKLVDSILTAKMNLDPSKPVHAFGAGHPMIFSLLAAIGVDFFDSAAYAIFARQGRYLTVNGTRTASELHELPCSCPVCSENSARELVGDASLLAKHNLYATFEEIRTVREAIYDGGLWELVEQRIRSHPALLEAYSTLGKYRKFIETNEPVSPGHAFFYLGKESMQRPIVFRVKDKLKQAEFPKTSETFNWLGIKVPLGLKMVYPFGQSVVPKHRKSGTIKPVEAARQIIAYQYGIKLSRAKKLIKRYTEIELSRNTGRLQRISYKGALLGTFRDSDGYFIPTFMFAKDILKYLKGTYVVHVNKDVEQFVREGKNLFSKFVASADERIRVGDEVFVLGSKNELLATGTSIFNSREMASFIYGVAVDIRHSNKFLN, encoded by the coding sequence ATGTTTGAAATAAAGGCTCGCTGTGCATCAGGCCGCGTCGGCAAGTGGACTATAGGAAAGCACGCAATAACTACGCCAACACTTGCTGTTGTCGTCACGCCGAATTCGCGCATCGTTTCAATTGAGGATATCAAAAAAATAGGGGCCCAAATCATAATTACAAACGCATATATTATGAAAAACTCTGAGCACGCAGAAGAAATCGAGAAAAAAGGCGTGCATAAATTCTATGGCTGGAACGGGCCGATATATACGGATTCAGGGACATTCCAGATGTATTCGCAAGGGAAGTTCGAGATAACTCCAGAGGAAACCCTTGAGTTCCAGAAAAAAATAGGTTCTGACATCATTACTCCGCTTGATTTGTTTACACTTCCTAACGATTCAAAACAAATCGCGCGCGAAAAGCTAAAAGAAACGCTTATTCGCCTCAAAAGCGCAAGGGAAAATGTCAAAGACCAGCTTCTTTGCGGCCCTGTTCAAGGCGGCGCATTTATGGATTTGCGAAAAAAAGCCGCTCTTGAAGTCTCAAAAATAAATCCTGATGTTTTCGCGGTCGGCGGAATAGTTCCATTGATGGAACAATACCGCTTTTCAAAGCTTGTCGATTCAATACTTACTGCGAAAATGAATCTTGATCCATCGAAGCCTGTTCACGCATTCGGGGCAGGGCATCCGATGATATTCTCGCTTCTTGCCGCAATAGGCGTTGATTTTTTTGATTCTGCAGCTTATGCAATATTTGCGAGGCAGGGAAGATACCTTACGGTCAATGGTACAAGAACCGCGAGTGAACTTCACGAGCTTCCTTGCTCGTGCCCAGTGTGCAGCGAAAATAGCGCGCGTGAACTCGTGGGCGACGCCTCTTTGCTTGCAAAACACAATCTTTACGCAACATTTGAGGAAATAAGGACTGTGCGCGAAGCGATTTATGACGGAGGTCTTTGGGAGCTTGTAGAGCAGCGCATCCGAAGTCATCCTGCGCTTCTTGAAGCATATTCTACACTAGGGAAATACCGTAAGTTTATCGAAACAAACGAGCCTGTTTCGCCGGGCCACGCATTCTTTTATCTTGGAAAGGAAAGTATGCAGCGACCCATTGTTTTTCGCGTGAAGGACAAGCTTAAGCAGGCGGAGTTTCCAAAGACATCTGAGACATTTAATTGGCTTGGAATAAAAGTTCCATTAGGGCTTAAAATGGTTTATCCTTTCGGCCAGTCGGTTGTTCCAAAGCACAGGAAATCAGGTACAATAAAACCGGTAGAAGCCGCGCGCCAAATAATTGCATACCAGTATGGCATAAAGCTTTCGCGCGCAAAAAAACTGATAAAAAGATATACTGAAATCGAGCTTTCAAGAAATACCGGGCGTCTCCAAAGGATAAGTTATAAAGGCGCGCTTCTTGGAACATTCAGGGATTCAGACGGATACTTCATTCCGACATTCATGTTTGCAAAAGATATTCTTAAATACCTTAAAGGCACGTACGTTGTTCACGTGAACAAAGATGTAGAGCAATTCGTGCGTGAGGGAAAGAATCTTTTTTCTAAATTTGTTGCTTCTGCGGATGAACGGATACGTGTGGGTGATGAGGTTTTTGTTCTCGGAAGTAAAAATGAGCTTCTTGCAACAGGGACGTCGATTTTTAATTCACGTGAAATGGCTTCATTCATATATGGGGTTGCAGTTGATATTCGACATTCAAATAAATTCTTGAATTAA
- a CDS encoding Xaa-Pro peptidase family protein, whose product MREQKNHEERIERLRAIISKKRLDAAILFSGESHNDLSSKSTYYLSGFFDSWPHTVIVTKKDEILFTGEPRRAEKESLIKTIIPSKKGALDKFLKSAHIKRLGVDANFSFSRWNDMKKKLGNGCSFKNISHEMIELRAIKDAEEIVNIRRASQITVKALKVAENCAGSGDENMLVQKIKSEIINNGAEIAFKPIVAGDANSANIHYFECGERYNKIVMADIGARWNFYNSDFTRTFVLGNDKNMIRAHETLENLVAELSDFIKPGIKCIDAFNYAKKFLEKTGYKKESFANFHSLGHGVGLDVHEYPVLTKNPAFKDARFEENMVFTIEPALYFKDKFGIRIEDTVVLTKNGVKHLTD is encoded by the coding sequence ATGCGCGAACAAAAAAATCACGAAGAACGGATTGAGCGCTTGCGCGCAATCATCTCCAAAAAGCGCCTTGATGCGGCCATCTTATTCTCCGGCGAGTCACACAATGACCTTTCTTCAAAAAGCACATACTACTTAAGCGGGTTCTTTGACTCATGGCCGCATACAGTTATCGTCACAAAAAAAGATGAGATTCTTTTCACAGGAGAGCCTAGACGCGCGGAAAAAGAAAGTTTGATAAAAACAATCATCCCTTCAAAAAAAGGCGCGCTTGATAAATTCTTGAAATCTGCGCATATAAAGCGCCTTGGCGTTGATGCCAATTTCTCTTTCAGCCGATGGAATGATATGAAAAAAAAGCTCGGCAATGGTTGTTCATTTAAAAATATTTCGCACGAAATGATTGAACTGCGCGCGATAAAAGACGCCGAAGAGATTGTAAATATAAGGCGCGCCTCGCAAATCACTGTAAAAGCGCTAAAGGTGGCGGAAAACTGCGCCGGCTCTGGCGATGAAAATATGCTGGTCCAAAAAATAAAGTCGGAAATCATAAACAATGGCGCAGAAATAGCATTCAAGCCAATTGTTGCCGGAGACGCGAATTCGGCAAACATACATTATTTTGAATGCGGCGAAAGATACAATAAAATCGTCATGGCGGATATCGGGGCGCGCTGGAATTTTTACAATTCTGACTTCACGCGCACGTTTGTGCTCGGAAATGACAAAAATATGATTCGCGCGCACGAAACACTTGAAAATCTTGTTGCAGAGCTATCGGACTTCATAAAACCGGGTATAAAATGCATTGACGCATTCAATTACGCAAAGAAGTTTCTTGAAAAAACAGGATATAAAAAAGAAAGCTTTGCGAACTTTCACAGCCTCGGCCACGGCGTGGGCCTGGATGTACATGAATATCCTGTCTTGACGAAAAATCCGGCGTTTAAAGACGCGCGGTTTGAAGAAAACATGGTTTTTACTATTGAGCCTGCACTGTATTTTAAGGATAAATTCGGAATAAGAATTGAAGATACGGTGGTTTTGACAAAAAACGGAGTAAAACACCTAACTGATTAA
- a CDS encoding DUF5591 domain-containing protein: MSADAKHSEKVIILESGKCSWGKCIFCNFGKNHAAKRGKLFNPMRNEMIEKKVPMLDLSVFKERIERAVNGTKIDTLKFFNSGSFLDEAQISAKMRRFLFSKCEETGIKELIVECRAEHVTEMKLNELKHELEELGKNTPKLTFAIGLEVADDAVLKKIQKGMTLAQYERAEKVIRKTGFGVRTYLMANLPFVGNVAESLDKSVNYSLKHSDSIAIINAFAYGYSPLFEMWLEGLWHPLNKKEFDALVKKYKNNKKINIYFDDYITYTKFPENLQKKLVGVGNEYIMHPYFNVWQEYLSRFYEIPEGKKYALFLPCSFRKPYSQSKTHREILRHLTKLRQYPLIHQIMISNPGVIPREFENKYPFAHYDWQEWLETPQIKKEYIEATQNRIKKYLAAHKYAAVFSYMKPTSESFIALKDACEKLKIKLISCVDEKIFTELKNTETGLIKSAEDDRETYENLLINRKMLDNLVEVLRKNLK; encoded by the coding sequence ATGAGTGCCGATGCCAAACATTCTGAGAAAGTCATAATCCTAGAATCCGGAAAATGTTCGTGGGGCAAATGCATTTTCTGCAATTTTGGAAAAAATCATGCCGCTAAACGCGGCAAGCTTTTCAATCCAATGCGAAATGAAATGATTGAAAAAAAAGTTCCAATGCTTGATTTAAGTGTATTTAAGGAACGGATAGAGCGCGCCGTCAATGGCACAAAAATCGATACGCTGAAATTTTTCAATTCCGGAAGCTTTCTTGATGAAGCGCAGATTTCGGCAAAAATGCGGCGATTTCTTTTTTCAAAATGCGAAGAAACAGGCATAAAAGAGCTTATTGTAGAATGCCGCGCAGAGCACGTGACTGAAATGAAGCTAAATGAACTAAAACATGAACTTGAAGAACTTGGAAAAAATACACCTAAGCTGACTTTCGCAATAGGCCTTGAAGTAGCAGACGATGCAGTTCTGAAAAAAATACAGAAAGGAATGACTCTTGCGCAATATGAACGCGCAGAAAAAGTTATCAGAAAAACAGGTTTTGGCGTCAGAACCTACCTTATGGCAAATCTGCCTTTTGTCGGAAATGTGGCTGAATCACTCGATAAGTCCGTGAATTACTCGCTCAAGCACTCAGATTCAATCGCAATAATCAACGCCTTTGCATATGGATACTCGCCGCTTTTTGAAATGTGGCTTGAGGGCTTGTGGCACCCCCTTAACAAAAAAGAATTTGACGCGCTTGTAAAAAAGTACAAAAATAATAAAAAAATCAATATCTATTTCGACGATTATATCACATATACGAAATTCCCTGAGAATCTGCAGAAAAAGCTTGTCGGCGTCGGCAACGAATACATCATGCACCCTTATTTCAATGTCTGGCAGGAATACCTTTCGCGATTTTACGAAATCCCCGAAGGTAAAAAATACGCGCTGTTCCTGCCGTGCAGCTTCAGAAAACCGTATTCCCAGTCAAAGACGCACCGCGAAATCCTCCGGCACCTGACAAAACTGCGCCAGTATCCGCTGATTCATCAAATCATGATTTCAAATCCCGGAGTCATCCCGCGCGAATTCGAAAACAAGTATCCCTTCGCGCACTACGACTGGCAGGAATGGCTTGAGACGCCGCAGATAAAGAAAGAATATATCGAAGCGACGCAAAATAGGATTAAGAAGTATCTTGCGGCGCACAAGTACGCGGCTGTGTTTTCATACATGAAGCCGACATCAGAAAGCTTTATTGCGCTGAAAGATGCTTGCGAAAAACTAAAGATTAAACTAATCTCTTGCGTTGATGAGAAAATTTTCACCGAACTAAAAAATACAGAAACAGGACTGATAAAAAGCGCAGAAGACGATAGAGAAACATATGAAAATCTGCTCATAAACCGGAAAATGCTTGATAATTTAGTTGAAGTTTTAAGAAAAAATCTAAAATAA